A section of the Serratia liquefaciens ATCC 27592 genome encodes:
- the galE gene encoding UDP-glucose 4-epimerase GalE yields the protein MAILVTGGAGYIGSHTVLSLLERGDDVIVLDNLSNSSKESLHRVEKLTGKAAVFYQGDIQDAEYLHRIFDAHDITAVIHFAGLKAVGESTRKPLEYYQNNVAGTLVLLDEMRRAGVTRFIFSSSATVYGANSPVPYVETTPIGGTTSPYGTSKLMVEQILQDFTKAEPQFSIIALRYFNPVGAHESGVIGEDPNGIPNNLLPYISQVAIGKLDKLGIFGGDYPTEDGTGERDYIHVMDLAEGHLMAMDHLKRGDGFKAYNLGAGVGHSVLSMVQAFEKASGVEIPYQILPRRDGDLPAFWADANLARQELGWEVRRGIDEMMHDTWNWQKNNPQGYCK from the coding sequence ATGGCCATTTTAGTTACAGGTGGTGCCGGTTATATCGGTTCTCATACCGTTCTGAGCCTGCTGGAGCGTGGTGACGATGTCATTGTATTGGATAATTTGTCGAATTCATCAAAAGAGTCGTTGCATCGCGTCGAAAAGTTAACGGGTAAAGCTGCCGTGTTTTATCAGGGAGATATCCAAGACGCTGAGTACCTACATCGCATCTTTGATGCCCATGATATTACCGCTGTAATTCATTTCGCTGGCCTGAAAGCCGTAGGAGAGTCGACTCGTAAGCCTCTGGAGTACTATCAGAATAACGTTGCTGGTACGCTGGTTCTGTTGGATGAAATGCGTCGTGCCGGTGTGACCAGGTTTATTTTCAGTTCCTCTGCAACGGTTTATGGTGCGAACTCACCGGTTCCTTATGTCGAAACAACACCCATTGGCGGAACTACCAGTCCTTATGGCACTTCAAAGTTGATGGTTGAGCAAATTCTGCAGGATTTCACTAAGGCGGAGCCGCAATTTTCCATTATCGCCCTGCGCTACTTCAATCCGGTAGGTGCTCACGAATCGGGTGTGATAGGTGAGGACCCAAATGGCATTCCAAATAATTTGCTGCCTTATATCTCCCAGGTAGCTATTGGCAAGCTAGACAAGTTGGGTATCTTTGGTGGGGATTATCCTACGGAAGATGGTACCGGAGAGCGTGATTACATTCACGTGATGGATCTGGCTGAGGGGCATCTGATGGCTATGGATCACTTGAAGAGGGGTGATGGCTTCAAAGCATACAATTTAGGGGCAGGGGTAGGGCACTCGGTGTTGTCCATGGTGCAGGCTTTTGAAAAAGCATCGGGCGTGGAAATACCGTATCAAATACTACCTCGTCGTGATGGCGACCTACCTGCATTTTGGGCCGATGCGAATCTTGCTCGACAGGAACTGGGTTGGGAAGTTCGGCGTGGCATCGATGAGATGATGCATGACACCTGGAACTGGCAAAAGAATAATCCCCAAGGTTACTGCAAATAA
- a CDS encoding mannose-1-phosphate guanylyltransferase/mannose-6-phosphate isomerase: MLLPVIMAGGTGSRLWPMSRELHPKQFLRLHSLHSMLQETLKRLDGVEVSEPVVICNEDHRFMVAEQLRQIDMLSHNIILEPIGRNTAPAIALAALNAVAQGHDPIMLVLAADHIIKDVATFHNAIEAAIPYAASQSLVTFGIVPSGPETGYGYIQRGESSGENAVASSVKRFVEKPDLATAQTYVDSGEYFWNSGMFMFRAKRYLEELEKFRPDIIDACRRSLTDTECDKNFINVNYDAFSSCPDESVDYAVMEKTHDAVMIPLDAGWSDVGSWSALWEVSQKDDAGNALTGDTFLHNTRDCYINTDEKLVAAVGVDNLVIVNTKDAVLVVDKSKVQDVKKVVEHLKKHKRSEYRRHREVYRPWGICDLLVDEKRFNVNRITVNPGEAFSLQMHHHRTEHWVVLAGTAKVTTGDKTFLLTENQSTFIPIGVVHRLENPGNIPLELIEIQAGSYLGDDDIIRIKDHYGRC; encoded by the coding sequence ATGTTACTACCGGTAATTATGGCAGGTGGCACGGGTAGCCGTTTATGGCCGATGTCCCGCGAACTTCATCCAAAACAGTTTTTACGTTTGCATAGCTTGCATTCAATGCTGCAGGAAACGTTAAAACGTCTTGATGGAGTTGAGGTTAGCGAACCTGTCGTAATCTGTAACGAAGATCACCGCTTTATGGTAGCTGAGCAACTGCGTCAAATTGACATGTTGTCTCATAACATCATTCTTGAACCTATTGGCCGCAATACGGCGCCGGCGATCGCTTTGGCTGCCTTGAATGCTGTCGCCCAGGGGCATGACCCTATCATGTTGGTGTTGGCTGCAGACCATATCATTAAAGACGTTGCAACTTTTCATAACGCTATTGAAGCCGCAATACCATATGCCGCCAGTCAGAGTCTTGTGACCTTTGGTATTGTGCCTAGCGGACCGGAAACAGGATATGGCTATATCCAACGAGGCGAAAGCTCTGGTGAAAATGCTGTAGCATCTAGCGTAAAGCGTTTTGTTGAAAAACCCGATCTCGCTACAGCACAGACCTATGTGGATTCCGGAGAGTACTTCTGGAATAGCGGTATGTTTATGTTCCGTGCCAAGCGATATCTGGAAGAGTTAGAGAAGTTTCGCCCAGACATTATTGACGCATGCCGTCGTTCTTTAACCGACACTGAGTGCGATAAAAACTTTATTAATGTCAATTATGATGCATTCTCCAGTTGCCCCGACGAATCGGTTGATTATGCGGTAATGGAGAAGACCCATGATGCTGTCATGATCCCGCTGGATGCCGGTTGGAGTGATGTTGGTTCATGGTCGGCATTGTGGGAGGTCAGTCAAAAGGATGATGCCGGCAATGCGCTGACTGGCGATACCTTCCTGCATAATACCCGAGACTGCTATATCAATACTGATGAAAAGTTGGTTGCCGCTGTAGGTGTAGACAACTTAGTGATAGTGAATACCAAGGATGCTGTGCTGGTTGTCGACAAATCCAAGGTTCAGGATGTCAAAAAAGTCGTAGAACATCTGAAAAAGCATAAACGTAGTGAATATAGAAGACACCGTGAAGTTTATCGCCCATGGGGCATTTGCGATCTTCTTGTGGATGAAAAACGTTTTAATGTAAATCGCATTACTGTCAACCCAGGTGAAGCTTTTTCTTTGCAAATGCACCACCATCGCACTGAACATTGGGTGGTACTTGCGGGTACGGCAAAAGTAACAACTGGAGATAAAACCTTTTTGCTAACTGAAAATCAGTCCACATTTATTCCTATTGGCGTTGTTCACCGTTTAGAAAACCCAGGGAATATTCCGTTGGAATTGATTGAGATACAAGCTGGTTCTTATTTAGGTGATGATGACATTATTCGCATTAAAGATCATTACGGTCGTTGCTAA
- the cpsG gene encoding phosphomannomutase CpsG: MSSLTCFKAYDIRGRLGDELNEDIAYRIGRAYGEYLKPQRVIVGGDVRLTSESLKLALANGLRDAGVDVYDIGMSGTEEVYFATFHLGMDGGIEVTASHNPMDYNGMKLVRANAQPISGDTGLLAIKQLAEKNSFPSVVENERGSYQEISVLKEYVDHLLSYIDTSTLKPMKLVINSGNGAAGHVVDEIERRFKQNNVPVSFVKVNHLPDGNFPNGIPNPLLPECRADTAKAVLENQADMGIAFDGDFDRCFLFDEKANFIEGYYIVGLLAEAFLQKNPGSKIIHDPRLSWNTIDIVNQAGGIPVMSKTGHAFIKERMRKEDAIYGGEMSAHHYFRDFAYCDSGMIPWLLVSSLFSIKGMPLSQLVKDRIQAYPASGEINRKLSYASQKIKSIRDIYERDALRVDLTDGISIEYSDWRFNLRTSNTEPVVRLNVESKGDIGLMNEKTGEILTLLGGE, from the coding sequence ATGAGTAGCTTAACCTGTTTTAAAGCATATGATATTCGCGGCCGGCTCGGTGATGAGTTAAACGAAGATATTGCCTACCGCATTGGTCGAGCTTATGGTGAATATCTGAAACCGCAGCGAGTTATTGTCGGTGGAGACGTGCGGTTGACCAGTGAATCACTCAAACTGGCCTTGGCTAACGGATTGCGAGATGCTGGTGTTGATGTGTATGACATTGGTATGAGTGGCACCGAAGAAGTGTACTTCGCGACTTTCCATCTGGGTATGGACGGTGGTATCGAAGTTACGGCTAGTCATAATCCAATGGATTACAACGGCATGAAACTGGTTCGTGCGAATGCACAACCGATAAGTGGTGATACCGGTCTGTTGGCAATTAAACAACTGGCCGAAAAAAATTCGTTCCCTTCTGTTGTGGAAAACGAACGCGGGAGCTATCAGGAAATATCAGTCCTGAAGGAATATGTTGATCACCTGCTAAGCTATATTGATACTTCGACATTGAAACCGATGAAGCTGGTGATTAACTCCGGAAATGGTGCTGCAGGACATGTTGTCGATGAAATAGAGCGTCGATTTAAACAAAATAATGTCCCTGTGTCTTTTGTCAAAGTTAACCATCTGCCGGATGGTAATTTCCCTAATGGAATACCTAATCCATTATTGCCGGAATGTCGTGCTGACACAGCGAAAGCTGTACTTGAGAATCAGGCTGATATGGGGATTGCTTTCGACGGTGATTTTGACCGTTGCTTCCTGTTTGATGAGAAAGCCAACTTTATCGAAGGTTACTACATAGTTGGTCTTCTGGCCGAAGCTTTCTTGCAAAAAAATCCAGGCTCCAAGATTATTCATGACCCCCGCTTGTCATGGAATACCATCGATATTGTTAATCAAGCCGGTGGTATTCCTGTCATGTCCAAAACGGGGCATGCTTTTATCAAAGAACGCATGCGAAAAGAAGATGCCATCTATGGCGGTGAAATGAGTGCGCATCATTATTTCCGGGATTTTGCCTATTGTGATAGTGGCATGATCCCGTGGTTGTTGGTGTCTTCCTTGTTTTCTATTAAAGGGATGCCGCTAAGTCAGTTGGTAAAGGACAGAATTCAGGCTTATCCAGCATCTGGTGAGATAAATCGAAAGTTAAGTTATGCTTCTCAGAAAATAAAAAGCATAAGGGATATTTATGAAAGAGACGCATTGCGAGTTGATTTAACTGATGGTATCAGCATTGAATATTCCGACTGGCGCTTTAATCTACGGACATCGAATACTGAACCCGTTGTACGACTGAATGTAGAATCTAAGGGAGACATCGGTCTGATGAATGAAAAAACGGGTGAGATCTTGACGCTCCTTGGTGGGGAATAA
- a CDS encoding ABC transporter permease, translating to MKELLLTIYRYRGFILGSVKREFQIRYKMSMLGATWLILQPLSMILVYTLIFSQVMKTRLPGTGGAYSYSIYLCVGIITWGLFAEIISRSQNIFIESAGLLKKLNFPRICLPIIVVISAIINFSIIFSLFIIFLIITGNFHFLSIVEIIPLLMIEVVFALGLGVVLGVVNVFFRDVGQFVTVLLQFWFWFTPIVYVLATLPVWAQGILKYNPMAVLVDNYQRVVIHQQPIEWGSIWPVMVVAIALCILGMHLFRKHAADMVDEL from the coding sequence TTGAAAGAGTTACTGTTGACTATTTATCGTTATCGAGGATTTATTCTTGGTAGCGTAAAAAGAGAGTTTCAAATTCGTTATAAAATGAGCATGCTAGGTGCGACCTGGCTCATTCTTCAGCCTTTGTCAATGATTTTGGTTTACACATTAATTTTCTCTCAAGTAATGAAAACGCGACTTCCTGGAACGGGAGGTGCATACTCTTACAGTATTTATCTATGTGTAGGGATAATTACATGGGGTTTGTTTGCTGAGATTATTAGTAGAAGCCAAAATATCTTCATAGAAAGTGCAGGATTATTGAAGAAATTAAATTTCCCCCGAATATGCTTGCCAATTATTGTGGTTATATCAGCGATAATAAATTTTTCCATCATTTTTTCTCTGTTTATTATATTTTTGATTATTACCGGAAATTTCCATTTTCTCTCTATTGTGGAAATAATTCCGCTACTAATGATTGAAGTCGTATTTGCATTAGGTTTGGGCGTGGTACTGGGGGTTGTCAATGTTTTCTTCCGTGATGTTGGACAGTTTGTCACTGTGTTGCTGCAGTTCTGGTTTTGGTTTACCCCGATCGTCTATGTATTAGCTACATTGCCAGTATGGGCTCAGGGTATACTAAAATACAATCCGATGGCAGTTTTGGTTGATAATTATCAGCGCGTTGTTATTCATCAACAGCCGATCGAATGGGGTAGTATCTGGCCAGTAATGGTGGTGGCTATTGCTCTATGTATTTTAGGCATGCACCTTTTTAGAAAGCATGCAGCAGATATGGTGGATGAATTATAA
- a CDS encoding ABC transporter ATP-binding protein, translated as MGQISVDSVGKAYKKYSSRFGRLIEWISPYNVVKHSKVWVLNDITFKVRPGEAVGIIGINGAGKSTLLKLITGTIQPTVGKIQLTGRVAALLELGMGFHPDFTGRQNVYMSGQLLGLNNSDIDRLMPEIEAFAEIGEYIDQPVRVYSSGMQMRLAFSVATAVRPDILIVDEALSVGDAYFQHKSFDRIRRFRSEGTTLLIVSHDKIAIQSICDRAILLNAGRIEKEGEPEAIMDYYNAMLAEKSGTTRTVKQELTESGQLQTISGSGDAKIKDIGLFSLDNKPVEIISVGDRVNLKITVKVESNIPELVLGYMIKDRLGQPIFGTNTYHLGKMLSDLNAGQEIEFYFKFDMNLGEGNYSIAVALHDRDTHINKNYEWRDLAFVFNVINVNKDTFVGVSWLPAEVDINER; from the coding sequence ATGGGACAAATTTCAGTTGATAGTGTTGGCAAAGCCTATAAAAAATATTCATCGCGCTTTGGTCGTTTAATTGAGTGGATTTCACCTTATAATGTTGTTAAGCATTCGAAAGTTTGGGTTTTAAATGATATTACCTTTAAGGTACGTCCTGGCGAAGCTGTCGGTATCATTGGTATAAATGGTGCAGGAAAAAGTACACTCTTAAAGTTAATCACAGGTACTATCCAACCGACTGTTGGTAAAATACAACTAACAGGTCGAGTTGCAGCGTTGCTCGAATTGGGTATGGGCTTCCATCCTGATTTTACAGGTAGACAAAATGTCTATATGTCTGGTCAATTATTAGGATTGAATAACAGCGATATAGATAGGTTAATGCCTGAAATTGAGGCGTTTGCGGAAATTGGCGAATACATAGACCAACCTGTTAGGGTTTACTCTAGTGGTATGCAAATGCGTTTGGCATTTAGTGTTGCCACTGCCGTGAGACCCGATATATTAATTGTAGATGAAGCCTTATCAGTAGGTGATGCTTACTTCCAACATAAAAGCTTTGATCGTATACGTAGGTTCCGAAGTGAGGGGACCACGTTGTTAATCGTCTCTCATGACAAAATCGCAATACAGTCTATCTGCGACAGAGCAATTTTGCTTAATGCAGGAAGAATAGAAAAAGAAGGTGAACCTGAAGCAATTATGGACTACTACAATGCCATGCTTGCGGAAAAATCGGGAACAACACGAACGGTCAAACAAGAACTCACAGAATCTGGGCAGCTTCAAACAATTTCTGGCTCCGGAGATGCTAAAATAAAGGATATTGGTTTGTTTTCACTTGATAATAAGCCTGTTGAAATTATCAGTGTTGGTGATCGTGTTAATTTAAAAATAACCGTAAAAGTCGAAAGTAATATCCCTGAACTTGTTCTTGGCTATATGATAAAAGACCGGCTGGGACAACCTATTTTCGGAACCAATACATATCATCTTGGTAAGATGTTAAGTGATCTAAATGCAGGGCAAGAAATAGAATTTTATTTCAAGTTCGATATGAATTTAGGTGAGGGTAACTACTCAATTGCAGTTGCTCTTCACGATCGCGATACTCATATTAACAAAAATTATGAATGGCGAGATTTAGCATTTGTATTTAATGTGATAAATGTTAATAAAGACACATTTGTAGGAGTATCTTGGTTACCTGCGGAGGTGGACATTAATGAAAGATAG
- a CDS encoding class I SAM-dependent methyltransferase → MKDSFYSSFENKHRGSRESIKERLSVYMPFVLPFRNLYPGETIIDLGCGRGEWLEIMKSLEFDGKGIDLDDGMLSYCYDLGLNVEKGDVISFLENIPDDSVAIISSFHLIEHIGFDNVKRLVEESFRVLKPGGLLIMETPNPENIIVSTNNFYLDPTHIVPIPSLLLGFLTEHQGFERTKILRLQEDKSLNTKQNIQIIDVLGGVSPDYSVVAQKRGELASLSLLDAAFDANYGIGLQELSNKFNQYLENSFKTRDEKISSLDDAVSKLNLLEYDKKIKRINQLESEIEQVRQEINQTPQSGEFEKLSELFLSHLREENSDLKVKLSELNNQLSVESQRHADSRNMINLIYSSTSWKLTSPVRAVSRVLRCCINALKINSFKSLIQRGKSYLKRKLVGFFRVGIRILNRKPKLKGILLRIVNKMGFYDFAKKIYYKSYGQSILSNPQNCSSSEESDLSPKAREIYKALKKKSSSDIMRNR, encoded by the coding sequence ATGAAAGATAGTTTTTACAGTTCCTTCGAGAATAAACATCGTGGGAGTCGTGAATCAATAAAAGAACGACTGAGTGTTTATATGCCATTCGTTTTGCCATTCAGAAATTTATATCCTGGTGAAACTATTATTGACCTGGGATGTGGCCGAGGGGAATGGCTAGAAATTATGAAGTCCCTTGAGTTTGATGGAAAGGGAATTGATCTAGACGATGGGATGCTTTCATACTGTTACGATCTTGGTCTAAATGTTGAAAAAGGGGATGTGATTTCATTTTTAGAAAATATTCCCGATGATTCAGTTGCCATTATATCATCTTTCCATTTGATTGAGCATATTGGGTTTGATAACGTCAAACGATTGGTTGAAGAGTCTTTCAGGGTGCTAAAACCAGGTGGTCTACTGATTATGGAAACGCCTAACCCTGAAAATATTATTGTATCAACCAATAATTTCTATCTTGATCCAACACATATAGTCCCTATTCCAAGTTTATTATTAGGTTTTCTTACAGAGCATCAAGGATTTGAGCGTACTAAAATATTACGCCTCCAAGAGGATAAGAGCCTAAATACTAAACAAAATATTCAAATTATCGATGTTCTTGGTGGTGTTAGTCCTGATTATAGCGTTGTCGCTCAAAAAAGAGGTGAGTTAGCCTCATTAAGCCTGCTAGATGCCGCCTTTGATGCCAACTACGGAATTGGATTACAAGAGTTATCAAATAAGTTTAATCAATATTTAGAAAACTCATTCAAAACTAGGGATGAGAAAATTTCAAGTTTAGATGATGCTGTGAGTAAGCTGAACCTCTTGGAATATGACAAAAAAATAAAAAGAATTAATCAACTTGAGAGTGAGATTGAGCAGGTGCGACAAGAGATAAATCAAACACCGCAGTCCGGGGAGTTTGAAAAACTATCTGAGCTTTTCCTATCACACTTAAGAGAAGAAAATTCCGATTTAAAAGTGAAGCTATCCGAGTTAAATAATCAGCTGAGTGTAGAGTCTCAGCGTCATGCTGATAGCCGGAATATGATTAATTTGATTTACTCAAGTACATCATGGAAATTAACATCTCCGGTTCGTGCCGTTTCTAGAGTATTACGTTGTTGTATTAATGCATTAAAAATAAATAGCTTTAAGAGTCTTATCCAAAGAGGCAAATCTTATCTGAAAAGAAAATTAGTCGGCTTTTTTAGAGTTGGAATTCGTATTTTAAATAGGAAACCTAAACTAAAAGGAATTCTATTGAGAATTGTAAATAAGATGGGTTTTTATGACTTTGCCAAGAAAATATACTATAAATCTTATGGGCAGTCGATTTTATCTAATCCACAAAATTGTAGTTCAAGCGAAGAGTCTGATTTGTCTCCCAAAGCTAGAGAAATTTACAAAGCTCTAAAGAAAAAAAGTTCCAGCGATATCATGAGGAACCGTTAA
- a CDS encoding glycosyltransferase, translating into MRIVIDMQGLQASNAKRGIGRYTSDLIENMLALNIKHEVILLLNGMLPNSIDNIRRNFSRYLPTENIIVWSGVGPVNALDESNVQRRKISEKIREDFIKKISPDVLLITSLFEGLSDDAVTSIGSVITSVPTAVILYDLIPLIHKEVYLENSMVENWYLNKIDQLRRADMLLSISNSSGGEAVRYLGFDKKDVINISTACDKEFKRINLSEIERLALSDKYKLYTPFIMYTGGIDHRKNIEGLLKAFSLLPEKLRADHQLAIVCSIQETDRIRLTQLCKIYGLNEQDVIFTGYIPESDLISLYNACEFFVFPSWHEGFGLPVLEAMCCGKAVIGGNRSSIPEVIGNEEALFDPYDSQEIADKIAKVLTDKDFKASLEKHAESQSQNFSWGISAKSAWEALEKFQEENTANKSSCKLSPSNNRKRLAYISPLPPAKSGIADYSAELISELSRHYVIDVIIAQNEKVIEPYVTSNCSIRDIKYFEENAAQYERILYHFGNSAFHGHMFKLLNDYPGVVVLHDFFISGVVAHVDVTTAQIPGFWSKELHKSGGWPAVFMRYKAADTADVVYKYPCNISVLQSSVGVIVHSDFSRRLASSLYGHTITSDWALIPHLRVPVYDVPRKKARETLGIDENAFVVCSFGLLGPTKLNHKLLTAWLNSPLSDNERCHLVFVGENHNGKYGEDLLRLIKKSKNGKRIKITGWAEADDYKMWLAAADVGVQLRTLSRGETSGTVLDCMNYGLATIVNANGSMADLDDSCVAKLVDDFSEIDLIDILKLLYNDIGYRERLKSAAINKIRILHKPRACAEEYKMAIEKFFNNSHHSAQKLVDSIINEAEDDISGEYLKLATAITNNYEPEPRKKQLLVDVSELVQRDAKSGIQRVVRAILNQLLQNPPEGWVVEPVYATESSHGYRYARSFTCAFLGIPSGWTEDAPIEAWAGDIFLGLDLQPNIVQSKQSFLHDIHRRGIGVHFVVYDLLPILAPESFFPGAKDTYEMWLNCITTFDGAICISQTVANELSNWVCVQYPDRKYSFDIQWFHLGADLVSSVPSNGKLADSEYVLEKMSKRTTFLMVSTVEPRKQHAQVLAAFELLWNNGEDINLVIVGKQGWMVEQLINRISHHNELNHKLFWLSDVSDEYLESIYGAADCLIAASTGEGFGLPLIEAAQYGKPIIARDIPVFREVAGDSAFYFDGLSPNDLSDAVNEWLRLKSIAGVPDVTGLKWSTWEQSAMQLLNAILKKN; encoded by the coding sequence ATGCGTATAGTAATAGATATGCAAGGACTGCAAGCGAGCAACGCCAAAAGGGGCATCGGGCGTTATACCTCAGACTTAATTGAAAATATGCTTGCATTGAACATAAAGCATGAAGTTATCCTTTTGTTAAACGGTATGTTGCCTAACAGTATTGATAATATCCGCCGGAATTTTAGTCGCTATTTGCCGACCGAAAATATTATTGTGTGGAGTGGGGTGGGGCCAGTAAATGCTTTAGATGAAAGTAATGTTCAACGGCGAAAAATTTCGGAGAAAATTAGAGAGGATTTTATAAAAAAAATATCTCCAGATGTGCTGTTGATTACTTCATTGTTTGAAGGGTTGTCCGATGATGCTGTAACAAGTATTGGAAGTGTTATAACTAGTGTTCCTACCGCAGTGATTCTTTATGATCTTATTCCATTAATACATAAAGAAGTATATTTAGAAAATAGTATGGTCGAAAATTGGTATTTGAATAAAATTGATCAATTACGGCGAGCTGACATGCTATTGTCAATTTCAAACTCCTCAGGAGGTGAAGCCGTTCGTTACCTAGGTTTCGATAAGAAAGATGTCATCAATATCTCAACCGCCTGTGATAAAGAATTTAAAAGAATAAATTTATCCGAAATTGAGCGTTTGGCTCTTTCTGATAAATACAAATTATATACCCCATTCATTATGTATACTGGTGGGATTGATCACAGAAAAAATATTGAAGGATTGCTCAAGGCCTTCTCGTTGTTGCCTGAAAAACTGAGAGCTGATCATCAGTTGGCTATTGTCTGCTCTATCCAGGAAACGGATCGAATTCGATTAACTCAATTGTGTAAAATATATGGGTTGAATGAACAGGATGTCATCTTTACCGGTTATATTCCTGAGTCGGATTTAATTTCCCTATATAATGCCTGTGAATTTTTTGTTTTCCCGTCTTGGCATGAAGGTTTTGGTTTACCTGTATTAGAAGCAATGTGTTGCGGAAAGGCTGTTATTGGGGGAAATAGATCAAGCATCCCTGAGGTAATTGGTAATGAAGAGGCTTTGTTTGATCCATATGATAGCCAAGAGATAGCAGACAAGATAGCGAAGGTTTTAACAGACAAAGATTTTAAAGCATCGTTGGAAAAACATGCTGAATCACAGTCTCAAAATTTCTCGTGGGGTATTTCTGCGAAGAGTGCATGGGAAGCACTGGAGAAATTTCAAGAGGAAAATACAGCTAATAAATCATCTTGCAAACTTTCCCCCTCCAATAATCGGAAACGATTGGCTTATATATCGCCATTGCCACCGGCTAAAAGCGGCATTGCAGACTACAGTGCTGAGTTGATATCTGAACTTAGTCGGCACTATGTCATTGATGTAATCATTGCGCAGAATGAAAAAGTAATAGAACCCTACGTTACTTCTAACTGCAGTATAAGAGACATCAAATACTTCGAAGAAAATGCTGCTCAATATGAGCGTATATTATACCACTTCGGTAATTCTGCTTTTCATGGACATATGTTCAAACTATTGAATGATTATCCAGGAGTTGTAGTTCTCCATGATTTTTTCATCTCCGGGGTTGTTGCTCATGTCGACGTTACTACCGCACAAATTCCGGGGTTTTGGAGTAAAGAGTTACATAAATCAGGAGGGTGGCCTGCTGTATTTATGAGATATAAAGCAGCAGACACCGCGGATGTTGTATATAAATACCCTTGTAATATATCGGTATTGCAAAGCTCTGTAGGAGTTATTGTTCATTCTGATTTTTCTAGAAGATTAGCCTCATCATTATATGGGCATACCATCACTTCTGACTGGGCATTAATTCCTCACTTGAGAGTCCCAGTTTATGATGTGCCGCGTAAAAAAGCACGAGAAACACTCGGGATTGACGAAAATGCGTTTGTAGTTTGCAGTTTTGGTTTGTTAGGCCCGACAAAACTAAATCATAAACTACTTACTGCTTGGTTAAATTCTCCATTGTCAGATAATGAACGGTGTCATCTTGTGTTTGTTGGCGAAAACCATAACGGCAAATATGGTGAAGATTTACTGAGGCTAATTAAGAAAAGCAAAAATGGAAAGAGAATAAAAATCACCGGTTGGGCCGAAGCTGATGATTATAAAATGTGGCTCGCTGCCGCTGATGTTGGGGTCCAGCTTCGGACGCTTTCTCGTGGGGAAACTTCAGGCACTGTGCTAGATTGTATGAATTATGGTTTAGCAACGATAGTTAATGCTAATGGTTCTATGGCGGACCTTGATGATTCCTGCGTTGCGAAGCTAGTCGATGATTTTTCTGAGATTGATCTTATTGATATTCTTAAATTACTTTATAATGATATTGGTTATAGAGAACGTTTAAAATCTGCCGCTATAAATAAAATCAGAATATTACATAAGCCAAGAGCTTGCGCTGAAGAATATAAGATGGCTATTGAGAAGTTTTTTAATAATTCGCATCACAGCGCTCAAAAACTGGTTGATAGCATTATTAATGAGGCGGAGGATGATATATCCGGAGAGTATTTGAAGCTGGCTACAGCCATTACCAATAACTACGAACCTGAACCTAGGAAAAAACAATTATTAGTTGATGTCTCTGAACTTGTCCAAAGAGATGCTAAAAGCGGTATTCAGCGTGTTGTTAGAGCTATTCTTAACCAGTTACTGCAAAACCCGCCAGAAGGGTGGGTTGTTGAACCAGTATATGCAACTGAATCCTCCCACGGTTATCGATATGCCCGTAGTTTTACGTGTGCTTTCTTAGGAATACCGTCAGGTTGGACTGAAGATGCGCCAATCGAAGCCTGGGCGGGAGATATTTTTCTGGGGCTCGATCTTCAGCCAAATATTGTACAGTCTAAGCAGAGTTTCTTACACGATATACATCGTCGTGGTATCGGCGTACATTTCGTTGTGTATGATTTATTGCCAATATTAGCACCTGAGTCATTTTTCCCCGGTGCAAAAGATACTTATGAAATGTGGCTTAATTGTATCACCACGTTTGATGGGGCAATTTGTATTTCTCAAACCGTCGCCAATGAGTTATCTAATTGGGTTTGCGTTCAGTATCCAGATAGGAAATATTCATTTGATATTCAATGGTTCCATTTAGGGGCGGATTTAGTCAGTTCAGTACCTTCAAATGGTAAACTCGCGGATTCTGAGTATGTGCTTGAAAAAATGTCTAAACGGACAACTTTTTTGATGGTTAGCACGGTCGAACCCCGCAAGCAGCATGCTCAAGTTTTAGCCGCTTTTGAATTACTCTGGAATAATGGCGAAGATATTAATCTTGTAATTGTAGGCAAGCAAGGGTGGATGGTTGAACAACTAATCAACCGAATTTCTCATCATAATGAGTTGAATCATAAACTTTTCTGGTTGTCTGATGTTAGTGATGAATATCTTGAAAGCATTTATGGTGCTGCAGATTGTTTGATTGCGGCGAGCACTGGTGAAGGTTTTGGTCTGCCATTAATTGAAGCAGCTCAATATGGAAAACCTATAATTGCACGAGATATTCCAGTGTTCAGAGAGGTTGCTGGTGATAGTGCATTCTATTTTGATGGTTTATCTCCGAACGATCTTTCTGACGCGGTGAATGAATGGCTTAGATTGAAGAGTATCGCTGGAGTCCCCGATGTAACCGGTTTAAAATGGTCAACTTGGGAACAAAGTGCAATGCAATTATTGAATGCTATTTTAAAAAAGAATTGA